The following proteins are encoded in a genomic region of Protaetiibacter sp. SSC-01:
- the pstS gene encoding phosphate ABC transporter substrate-binding protein PstS: MKITRTGGIAALALVGALALSSCAANEAPASGDEGDGSTLSGTFNGAGASSQASAQDAWIAAFQTANPDVTINYEPSGSGAGRETFIAGGSDWAGSDSALSDDELAETFAACAADATAIDIPTYISPIAVIFNVEGVDELNLDAATLAKIFTGDITNWNDPAIAALNEGTTLPDLAITAVHRSDDSGTTKNFADYLNQVAPEVWTEKPADAFPFQSGEGAQGTSGVVDAVANGRGTIGYADASRAGELSTARIKVGDEFVAYTPEAAAAVVAGSPLVEGREANDLAFTLDRKTTDPSHYPLVLVSYSIACTEYADAAKGEFVKAYLGYITSPEGQQVAAESAGAAPLSDDLSAKVAEAIASIK; this comes from the coding sequence GTGAAGATCACGCGTACCGGCGGCATCGCCGCTCTCGCGCTCGTGGGCGCCCTCGCGCTCAGCTCCTGCGCCGCCAACGAGGCCCCGGCATCCGGCGACGAGGGCGACGGCAGCACGCTCTCCGGCACCTTCAACGGCGCCGGTGCGTCGTCGCAGGCCTCGGCCCAGGACGCCTGGATCGCGGCCTTCCAGACCGCCAACCCCGACGTCACGATCAACTACGAGCCGAGCGGCTCTGGTGCGGGCCGTGAGACGTTCATCGCGGGCGGCTCCGACTGGGCCGGCTCCGACTCGGCGCTCTCGGACGACGAGCTCGCCGAGACCTTCGCGGCGTGCGCCGCCGACGCGACGGCCATCGACATCCCGACCTACATCTCCCCCATCGCGGTCATCTTCAACGTCGAGGGGGTCGACGAGCTCAACCTCGACGCCGCCACGCTCGCGAAGATCTTCACGGGCGACATCACGAACTGGAACGACCCGGCGATCGCCGCGCTCAACGAGGGCACGACGCTCCCCGACCTCGCCATCACCGCGGTGCACCGCTCCGACGACTCGGGCACCACGAAGAACTTCGCGGACTACCTGAACCAGGTCGCCCCCGAGGTGTGGACCGAGAAGCCGGCCGACGCCTTCCCGTTCCAGAGCGGTGAGGGCGCGCAGGGCACCTCGGGCGTCGTCGACGCCGTCGCGAACGGCCGCGGCACGATCGGCTACGCCGACGCATCCCGTGCCGGCGAGCTGTCGACCGCCCGCATCAAGGTCGGCGACGAGTTCGTCGCCTACACCCCTGAGGCCGCCGCGGCGGTCGTCGCCGGCTCGCCGCTCGTCGAGGGCCGCGAGGCGAACGACCTCGCGTTCACGCTCGACCGCAAGACGACCGACCCGAGCCACTACCCGCTCGTGCTCGTCTCGTACAGCATCGCGTGCACCGAGTACGCGGATGCCGCGAAGGGCGAGTTCGTGAAGGCCTACCTCGGCTACATCACGAGCCCCGAGGGCCAGCAGGTCGCCGCCGAGTCGGCGGGCGCCGCTCCGCTCTCGGACGACCTCTCGGCGAAGGTGGCCGAGGCGATCGCCTCCATCAAGTAA
- a CDS encoding NUDIX domain-containing protein has translation MSPSPVLAAGAVCWRVSKKGKPKILLVHRTQHKDVSLPKGKVDPGETLPETAVREIAEETGLIIALGAPLGVVEYQLPGGRDKQVYYWAGEVSDEARANSTFVSNDEIEQLRWVGLKKARKVLSYPHDVDIVDRFAELYAQGRARTFAIIALRHGKAVPGEDWDGPDATRPLMQRGINQSLSVSHGIAAYRPRSLVSSTAERCLRTIAPTARVTGLAVEEDHTISQDAYRSDGKAVRKAVAELLAKGDTVVLCSHGPVLPQIISAVMEETRTDGTSKLQRAAALATGEYAVLHVPIDHPESGIVAVEVHSPTA, from the coding sequence ATGAGCCCGTCGCCCGTGCTCGCCGCCGGGGCCGTCTGCTGGCGCGTCTCGAAGAAAGGCAAGCCGAAGATCCTGCTCGTGCACCGCACGCAGCACAAGGACGTGTCGCTCCCCAAGGGCAAGGTCGACCCGGGCGAGACGCTGCCCGAGACGGCCGTGCGCGAGATCGCCGAGGAGACCGGCCTCATCATCGCGCTCGGCGCGCCGCTCGGCGTCGTCGAGTACCAGCTGCCCGGCGGGCGCGACAAGCAGGTGTACTACTGGGCCGGCGAGGTGAGCGATGAGGCGCGCGCCAACTCGACCTTCGTGTCGAACGACGAGATCGAGCAGCTGCGCTGGGTGGGGCTGAAGAAGGCCCGCAAGGTGCTCAGCTATCCGCACGACGTCGACATCGTCGACCGCTTCGCCGAGCTCTACGCGCAGGGCCGTGCGCGCACCTTCGCGATCATCGCGCTGCGCCACGGCAAGGCCGTGCCGGGCGAGGACTGGGATGGCCCGGATGCGACGCGCCCGCTCATGCAGCGCGGCATCAACCAGTCGCTGAGCGTCTCGCACGGCATCGCGGCGTACCGCCCGCGCTCGCTCGTGAGCTCGACCGCCGAGCGCTGCCTGCGCACGATCGCGCCGACGGCGCGCGTGACGGGTCTCGCGGTCGAGGAGGACCACACGATCAGCCAGGACGCCTACCGCTCGGACGGCAAGGCCGTGCGCAAGGCGGTCGCGGAGCTGCTCGCGAAGGGCGACACTGTCGTGCTGTGCAGCCACGGGCCCGTGCTGCCGCAGATCATCTCCGCCGTGATGGAGGAGACGCGCACGGACGGCACATCGAAGCTGCAGCGCGCCGCCGCCCTCGCCACGGGCGAGTACGCCGTGCTGCACGTACCCATCGACCACCCCGAGTCGGGCATCGTCGCCGTCGAGGTGCACAGCCCCACCGCGTAG
- a CDS encoding RNA degradosome polyphosphate kinase encodes METNSPLGDATLAADLLDDYDADPAPDDDGTLPPDRFLDRELSWLAFNQRVLELAEDPTLPLLERSNFLAIFASNLDEFFMVRVAGLKRRIDTGLAVPTNVGRAPLDVLSDISERAHELQERHARAFHDLVKPSLDEAGIHIEKWGDLDETDRERVHEIFQNQIFPVLMPLAVDPAHPFPYISGLSLNLAIRVRNPKTDRVEFARLKVPTNLPRFVKLPEQSGTHRYLALEDLIANHLDELFPGMEVLEHHEFRVTRNEDVVIEEDETENLLQALEKELLRRRFGSPIRLEISDDMDEVTLDLLMQELRITDREVYRLPSPLDLGGLFGLSGIDRPDLRFPRRVPTTSVSLQPAEPTDKPDIFASISKGDILLHHPYESFATSVQAFLEQAAADPNVLAIKQTLYRTSGDSPIVEALIDAAEAGKAVLALVEIKARFDEQANISWARKLERAGVHVVYGLVGLKTHCKLALVVRQEGGTLKHYSHIGTGNYNPKTSRVYEDLGLLTDDDTIGKDLTRLFNELSGYAIEKKFKRLLVAPRYLRKGLLKHIEHEAHNALEGKPSGIRIKVNSMVDEAIIDGLYRASQAGVPVDVWVRGICSLRPGVPGLSENIRVRSVLGRYLEHSRIFCFENDGDPQVYIGSADMMHRNLDRRVEALVRLDDPAHIAETSALFDLALDEGTSAWHLQPDGVWERHNRDADGRPLVDLQDETWRRISSRRRSKGTR; translated from the coding sequence ATGGAGACGAACAGCCCGCTGGGCGACGCCACGCTGGCCGCGGATCTGCTCGACGACTACGACGCGGATCCGGCGCCCGACGACGACGGCACCCTTCCCCCCGACCGCTTCCTCGACCGCGAGCTGAGCTGGCTCGCGTTCAACCAGCGCGTGCTCGAGCTCGCCGAGGACCCGACGCTGCCGCTGCTCGAGCGTTCGAACTTCCTCGCGATCTTCGCCTCGAACCTCGACGAGTTCTTCATGGTGCGCGTCGCGGGCCTCAAGCGCCGCATCGACACCGGGCTCGCCGTGCCGACCAACGTCGGCCGCGCCCCGCTCGACGTGCTCTCCGACATCTCCGAGCGCGCCCACGAGCTGCAGGAGCGTCACGCGCGCGCCTTCCACGACCTCGTGAAGCCCTCCCTCGACGAGGCCGGTATCCACATCGAGAAGTGGGGCGACCTCGACGAGACCGACCGCGAGCGCGTGCACGAGATCTTCCAGAACCAGATCTTCCCCGTGCTCATGCCGCTCGCCGTCGACCCCGCGCATCCGTTCCCCTACATCTCAGGCCTCTCGCTCAACCTCGCGATCCGCGTGCGCAACCCGAAGACCGACCGCGTCGAGTTCGCGCGCCTCAAGGTGCCGACGAACCTGCCGCGCTTCGTGAAGCTCCCCGAGCAGAGCGGCACCCACCGCTACCTGGCCCTCGAGGACCTCATCGCGAACCACCTCGACGAGCTCTTCCCGGGCATGGAGGTGCTCGAGCACCACGAGTTCCGCGTGACGCGCAACGAGGATGTCGTGATCGAGGAGGACGAGACCGAGAACCTCCTGCAGGCGCTCGAGAAGGAGCTGCTGCGTCGCCGCTTCGGCTCGCCCATCCGCCTCGAGATCTCCGACGACATGGACGAGGTCACGCTCGACCTGCTCATGCAGGAGCTGCGCATCACCGACCGCGAGGTCTACCGCCTGCCGTCGCCGCTCGACCTCGGCGGCCTCTTCGGGCTCTCGGGCATCGACCGGCCCGACCTGCGGTTCCCGCGGCGGGTGCCCACGACATCCGTCTCGCTGCAGCCCGCCGAGCCGACCGACAAGCCCGACATCTTCGCGTCGATCAGCAAGGGCGACATCCTGCTGCACCACCCCTACGAGTCGTTCGCGACGAGCGTGCAGGCGTTCCTCGAGCAGGCGGCGGCCGACCCGAACGTGCTCGCCATCAAGCAGACCCTCTACCGCACGAGCGGTGACAGCCCCATCGTCGAGGCGCTCATCGACGCGGCCGAGGCGGGCAAGGCGGTGCTCGCGCTCGTCGAGATCAAGGCGCGCTTCGACGAGCAGGCGAACATCTCGTGGGCGCGCAAGCTCGAGCGCGCGGGCGTGCACGTCGTCTACGGGCTCGTGGGCCTCAAGACGCACTGCAAGCTCGCGCTCGTGGTGCGCCAGGAGGGCGGCACGCTCAAGCACTACAGCCACATCGGCACGGGCAACTACAACCCCAAGACGAGCCGCGTCTACGAGGACCTCGGCCTGCTGACGGATGACGACACGATCGGCAAGGACCTCACGCGCCTCTTCAACGAGCTCTCGGGTTACGCGATCGAGAAGAAGTTCAAGCGGCTGCTCGTCGCGCCGCGGTATCTGCGCAAGGGGCTGCTCAAGCACATCGAGCACGAGGCGCACAACGCGCTCGAGGGCAAGCCGTCCGGCATCCGCATCAAGGTCAACTCGATGGTCGACGAGGCCATCATCGACGGCCTCTACCGCGCGAGCCAGGCGGGCGTGCCCGTGGATGTGTGGGTGCGGGGCATCTGCTCGCTGCGGCCCGGCGTGCCGGGGCTGTCGGAGAACATCCGGGTGCGCTCGGTGCTCGGGCGCTACCTCGAGCACTCGCGCATCTTCTGCTTCGAGAACGACGGCGACCCGCAGGTCTACATCGGCAGCGCCGACATGATGCACCGCAACCTCGACCGCCGCGTCGAGGCTCTCGTGCGGCTCGACGACCCCGCGCACATCGCCGAGACGAGCGCGCTGTTCGACCTCGCGCTCGACGAGGGCACCTCGGCGTGGCACCTGCAGCCCGACGGCGTGTGGGAGCGGCACAACCGCGACGCCGACGGCCGCCCGCTCGTCGACCTGCAGGACGAGACGTGGCGCCGCATCTCGAGCCGCCGCCGATCGAAAGGGACCCGATGA
- a CDS encoding response regulator transcription factor encodes MAQLLILSSAADTDVLPALGLLSHRVRVIPAEPAALVNAPTADLIFVDARQDLASAKSLCKILRTTGLGVPLVLALTEGGLTAVSADWGVDEVILSTAGPAEVDARIRLVIDRLAKDNSVSKIQASGVVIDEASYSAKVHGRPLDLTFKEFELLRFLATHPSRVFTREQLLSEVWGYDYFGGTRTVDVHVRRLRAKLGELDSLIGTVRNVGYRFNVYEDDQVPAPSSSEPSIR; translated from the coding sequence GTGGCGCAGCTGCTGATCCTGAGCTCCGCCGCCGACACGGATGTGCTGCCGGCGCTGGGACTGCTCAGCCACCGCGTGCGCGTCATCCCCGCGGAGCCGGCCGCGCTCGTCAACGCGCCCACAGCAGACCTCATCTTCGTCGACGCCCGGCAGGACCTCGCGAGCGCGAAGTCGCTCTGCAAGATCCTGCGCACGACGGGCCTCGGCGTGCCGCTCGTGCTCGCCCTCACGGAGGGCGGTCTCACCGCCGTCTCGGCCGACTGGGGGGTCGACGAGGTCATCCTGTCCACCGCCGGTCCCGCGGAGGTGGATGCGCGCATCCGTCTCGTCATCGACCGTCTCGCCAAGGACAACTCGGTCTCGAAGATCCAGGCCTCGGGCGTCGTCATCGACGAGGCGAGCTACTCGGCGAAGGTGCACGGGCGTCCGCTCGACCTGACCTTCAAGGAGTTCGAGCTGCTGCGCTTCCTCGCGACCCACCCCTCGCGCGTCTTCACGCGCGAGCAGTTGCTCTCCGAGGTGTGGGGCTACGACTACTTCGGCGGCACCCGCACGGTCGACGTGCACGTGCGGCGCCTGCGCGCGAAGCTCGGCGAGCTCGACTCGCTCATCGGCACGGTGCGCAACGTCGGCTACCGCTTCAACGTGTACGAGGACGACCAGGTGCCCGCCCCCTCCTCGAGCGAGCCCAGCATCCGCTGA
- a CDS encoding FABP family protein, which produces MFELDVDLPAELVPLSWLIGVWEGSGVMAYKVGDEVREHEFGQRIAFSHDGTPHLQYSATAWLLPDEDGDASDDDEAPHPRQLFSEIGYWRLSRPLGSGDDGPGMLPRTGEPVFQTADAVETLRNARGAFDIEVLLVQPGGVSELYLGEINGPRIDLATDAVLRSATAKEYSAATRLYGLVEEHLLWAWDIAALGQDLRTHASGRLARVE; this is translated from the coding sequence GTGTTCGAGCTCGACGTCGACCTTCCGGCCGAACTCGTCCCCCTCTCCTGGCTGATCGGAGTCTGGGAGGGCAGCGGGGTCATGGCCTACAAGGTGGGCGACGAGGTGCGCGAGCACGAGTTCGGCCAGCGCATCGCCTTCAGCCACGACGGCACGCCCCACCTGCAGTACTCGGCCACCGCGTGGCTGCTGCCGGATGAGGACGGCGATGCGTCCGACGACGACGAGGCGCCGCATCCGCGTCAGCTCTTCTCCGAGATCGGCTACTGGCGCCTCTCGCGTCCGCTCGGCTCGGGCGACGACGGCCCCGGCATGCTGCCGCGCACCGGCGAGCCCGTCTTCCAGACCGCCGACGCCGTCGAGACGCTGCGCAATGCGCGCGGCGCGTTCGACATCGAGGTGCTGCTCGTGCAGCCGGGCGGCGTGAGCGAGCTCTACCTCGGCGAGATCAACGGCCCCCGCATCGACCTCGCGACGGATGCCGTGCTCCGCTCCGCCACGGCGAAGGAGTACTCGGCGGCGACGCGCCTCTACGGCCTCGTCGAGGAGCACCTGCTGTGGGCGTGGGACATCGCGGCGCTCGGTCAGGACCTCCGCACCCACGCATCCGGACGTCTGGCGCGCGTCGAATGA
- a CDS encoding folate-binding protein YgfZ has product MTSPFASRPGAVGDPPEHYGDPIGEQRPLAAGRAIVDLSDREVVSLDGPDRLKLLDSLTSQSLLGLAPGGSAETLLLDPSGRIEYAARVLDDGETTWLLMDAGTGAGFATFLDRMRFMLQVKVADRTAEFATIGTFGAAPAATAAPNGVPLVWVDPWASVQAGGFQYATGAHPSEGWTYREALVERARLGELAELPAAGTLALEALRIAAWRPRAATELDATSIPHELDWLRSAVHLAKGCYRGQETVAKVHNLGHPPRRLVMLHLDGTDAVLPPAGSEVRIGRPDAEGAVVGRVTASAWHHELGPVALAIVKRSADPASELTVVADEVLVPAAQQLIVPPDAGATADVPRIPRLGAVRR; this is encoded by the coding sequence ATGACCTCCCCATTCGCCTCGCGACCCGGCGCCGTCGGCGACCCGCCGGAGCACTACGGCGACCCGATCGGCGAGCAGCGCCCGCTCGCGGCGGGGCGCGCGATCGTCGACCTCTCCGACCGCGAGGTCGTCTCCCTCGACGGCCCCGACCGGCTCAAGCTCCTCGACTCGCTCACCTCGCAGTCGCTCCTGGGCCTCGCGCCCGGCGGCTCGGCCGAGACGCTCCTGCTCGACCCGAGCGGCCGCATCGAGTACGCCGCGCGCGTGCTCGACGACGGCGAGACGACGTGGCTGCTCATGGACGCAGGCACGGGCGCGGGCTTCGCGACCTTCCTCGACCGGATGCGGTTCATGCTGCAGGTGAAGGTCGCGGATCGCACGGCCGAGTTCGCGACGATCGGCACCTTCGGCGCGGCCCCCGCCGCCACGGCCGCGCCGAACGGCGTGCCGCTCGTGTGGGTCGACCCGTGGGCGTCGGTGCAGGCCGGCGGGTTCCAGTACGCCACGGGCGCGCACCCGTCGGAGGGCTGGACGTATCGCGAGGCGCTCGTGGAGCGTGCGCGTCTCGGGGAGCTCGCCGAGCTGCCCGCCGCGGGCACGCTCGCCCTCGAGGCCCTGCGCATCGCCGCGTGGCGCCCGCGCGCCGCGACCGAGCTCGACGCCACCTCGATCCCGCACGAGCTCGACTGGCTGCGGTCGGCCGTGCACCTCGCGAAGGGCTGCTACCGCGGGCAGGAGACGGTCGCCAAGGTGCACAACCTCGGCCACCCGCCGCGCCGTCTCGTCATGCTGCACCTCGACGGAACCGACGCGGTGCTGCCGCCCGCGGGCTCCGAGGTGCGGATCGGGCGTCCGGATGCCGAGGGCGCCGTCGTGGGACGCGTCACGGCATCCGCGTGGCACCACGAGCTCGGCCCCGTCGCGCTCGCGATCGTCAAGCGCTCGGCCGACCCGGCATCCGAGCTCACGGTCGTCGCGGACGAGGTGCTCGTGCCCGCCGCGCAGCAGCTCATCGTGCCGCCCGACGCGGGCGCCACGGCCGACGTGCCCCGCATCCCGCGTCTCGGCGCGGTCCGGCGCTGA
- a CDS encoding FUSC family protein: protein MSAELRRLERRVRRQADLRMAWRRVWESLPAIVQILAAVAAAYAIAHWGLGHAVPLLAITVTINSLGFARDARPVRVAETVLGILLGIALGDALALLVGRGLGQLVLVLAVVFVVGRAVAANPAFAVAAAVPSALVVMLPDAAAGPFSRSLDGLVGGVVALLATALIPRNPRGAAARDGRTLHSVLEESIGSISDAFAHADPAAADLALTRLRRTQPLIDAWGASLDSAISIARISPWVRRHLPELRRDTRRLRGADLAARHLRTIARRTDFLVRDGRARPELAGLVAQLAAGIRLLGAVQDSPERAPEARAEFAALAARLDPAEVTPGAPITDAAIVLLLRPLVVDLLDASGLDPDEARTLLPPVA, encoded by the coding sequence GTGAGCGCTGAGCTCCGCCGCCTCGAGCGCCGAGTGCGCCGGCAGGCCGACCTGCGGATGGCGTGGCGACGCGTGTGGGAGTCGCTGCCCGCGATCGTGCAGATCCTCGCGGCCGTCGCCGCCGCGTACGCGATCGCGCACTGGGGGCTCGGGCACGCGGTGCCGCTGCTCGCCATCACGGTGACGATCAACTCGCTCGGATTCGCGCGCGACGCCCGGCCCGTGCGGGTCGCCGAGACGGTGCTCGGCATCCTGCTCGGCATCGCGCTCGGCGACGCGCTCGCGCTGCTCGTCGGCCGGGGGCTAGGGCAGCTCGTGCTCGTGCTCGCCGTCGTGTTCGTCGTGGGGCGCGCGGTGGCGGCGAACCCGGCGTTCGCGGTCGCGGCGGCGGTTCCGTCGGCGCTCGTCGTGATGCTGCCGGATGCCGCGGCCGGGCCGTTCTCGCGCTCGCTCGACGGGCTCGTGGGCGGCGTCGTGGCGCTGCTCGCGACGGCGCTCATCCCGCGGAACCCGCGGGGTGCGGCGGCGCGCGACGGACGCACCCTCCACTCCGTGCTCGAGGAGTCGATCGGCTCGATCTCCGACGCCTTCGCGCACGCTGACCCCGCCGCGGCCGACCTCGCCCTCACGCGCCTGCGCCGCACGCAGCCGCTCATCGACGCGTGGGGCGCATCCCTCGACTCGGCGATCTCGATCGCGCGCATCTCGCCGTGGGTGCGCCGTCATCTGCCCGAGCTGCGCCGCGACACGCGTCGGCTCCGGGGAGCCGACCTCGCCGCCCGCCACCTGCGCACGATCGCGCGGCGCACCGACTTCCTCGTGCGCGACGGGCGTGCGCGCCCCGAGCTCGCGGGGCTCGTCGCGCAGCTCGCCGCCGGCATCCGGCTGCTCGGCGCCGTGCAGGATTCCCCCGAGCGGGCGCCCGAGGCCCGGGCCGAGTTCGCGGCCCTCGCGGCCCGTCTCGACCCCGCCGAGGTCACGCCGGGCGCACCCATCACGGATGCCGCGATCGTGCTCCTGCTGCGCCCGCTCGTCGTCGACCTGCTCGACGCGTCCGGGCTCGACCCCGACGAGGCGCGCACTCTGCTGCCGCCCGTGGCGTGA
- a CDS encoding class I SAM-dependent methyltransferase, translated as MARSTRPEGRITRGTTGVNRLRRVDRWIAALPALRTADDPLVVDLGYGASATTSNELHERLSAVRPDVEVLGIEIDPERVRIASAAARPGVSFRLGGFEVPTDAGRRPAIIRAMNVLRQYDEAEVADAWARMTARLAPGGQLVEGTCNEVGRIGSWVTLDADGPHTFTISLRVAELEEPSIVAERLPKALIHRNVEGERIHELLVDLDRAWAVHAPLGVYGPVQRWQATVASVRDGGWPVLDTPPLGGRGRWRLGELSLPWSAVAPA; from the coding sequence ATGGCGAGGAGCACGAGGCCCGAGGGGCGGATCACGCGGGGCACGACCGGGGTGAACCGGCTGCGGCGGGTCGACCGGTGGATCGCGGCGCTGCCCGCCCTGCGCACCGCCGACGACCCGCTCGTCGTCGACCTCGGCTACGGCGCGTCCGCGACCACGAGCAACGAGCTGCACGAGCGCCTCTCGGCCGTGCGCCCCGACGTCGAGGTGCTGGGCATCGAGATCGACCCCGAGCGGGTGCGCATCGCATCCGCAGCCGCGCGGCCGGGCGTGAGCTTCCGGCTCGGCGGCTTCGAGGTGCCGACGGATGCCGGGCGCCGCCCCGCGATCATCCGCGCCATGAACGTGCTGCGGCAGTACGACGAGGCCGAGGTGGCGGATGCGTGGGCCCGCATGACGGCGCGGCTCGCCCCCGGCGGGCAGCTCGTCGAGGGCACCTGCAACGAGGTGGGGCGGATCGGCAGCTGGGTGACGCTCGACGCCGACGGCCCGCACACCTTCACGATCTCGCTGCGCGTCGCCGAGCTCGAGGAGCCGTCGATCGTGGCCGAGCGGCTGCCGAAGGCGCTCATCCACCGGAACGTCGAGGGCGAGCGCATCCACGAGCTGCTCGTCGACCTCGATCGCGCGTGGGCCGTGCACGCGCCGCTCGGGGTCTACGGGCCGGTGCAGCGCTGGCAGGCGACCGTGGCATCCGTGCGCGACGGCGGCTGGCCCGTGCTCGACACCCCGCCCCTCGGCGGCCGCGGCCGCTGGCGCCTGGGCGAGCTGTCGCTCCCCTGGTCCGCCGTCGCCCCCGCGTAG
- a CDS encoding phosphoglyceromutase gives MTSTLILLRHGNSEWNQKNLFTGWVDVRLSEQGVAEAKRAGELLAESGLAPDILYTSVLTRAIQTANLALDVADRAWIPVKRSWRLNERHYGALQGLDKAETLEKFGQEQFMLWRRSFDVPPPPLADDAEWSQFGDPRYADVPDAEFPRTESLKLVIDRMLPYWESDITKDLAAGKTVLVTAHGNSLRALVKHLDGISDADIAELNIPTGIPLVYELDDDFRPTGPSRYLDPDAAAAGAAAVAAQGKK, from the coding sequence ATGACCTCGACGCTCATCCTGCTCCGCCACGGCAACTCCGAATGGAACCAGAAGAACCTCTTCACGGGGTGGGTCGACGTGCGGCTCTCGGAGCAGGGCGTCGCCGAGGCCAAGCGCGCGGGCGAGCTGCTCGCCGAGTCGGGCCTCGCGCCCGACATCCTCTACACGAGCGTGCTGACGCGCGCGATCCAGACCGCCAACCTCGCGCTCGACGTCGCCGACCGCGCGTGGATCCCGGTCAAGCGCAGCTGGCGCCTCAACGAGCGCCACTACGGCGCGCTGCAGGGCCTCGACAAGGCCGAGACGCTCGAGAAGTTCGGCCAGGAGCAGTTCATGCTGTGGCGTCGCTCGTTCGACGTGCCGCCGCCGCCCCTCGCCGACGACGCCGAGTGGTCGCAGTTCGGCGACCCCCGCTACGCCGACGTGCCCGACGCCGAGTTCCCGCGCACCGAGAGCCTCAAGCTCGTGATCGACCGGATGCTGCCCTACTGGGAGTCGGACATCACGAAGGACCTCGCGGCCGGCAAGACCGTGCTCGTCACCGCCCACGGCAACTCGCTCCGCGCGCTCGTGAAGCACCTCGACGGCATCAGCGACGCCGACATCGCCGAGCTCAACATCCCGACCGGCATCCCGCTCGTCTACGAGCTCGACGACGACTTCCGCCCCACGGGCCCGAGCCGCTACCTCGACCCGGATGCCGCGGCAGCGGGCGCCGCCGCGGTCGCCGCGCAGGGCAAGAAGTAA
- a CDS encoding thiamine-binding protein, with translation MLVAFSVAPTTSDVNGSVHDAVAAAVTIVRESGLPNRTTSMFTEIEGEWDEVFDVVKRATEAVAAYGSRVSLVLKADIRPGYTGELDAKVERLERAIEGQGS, from the coding sequence GTGCTCGTCGCCTTCTCGGTCGCTCCGACGACGAGCGACGTGAACGGCTCGGTGCACGACGCCGTCGCCGCGGCCGTCACGATCGTGCGCGAGTCGGGCCTTCCGAACCGCACGACCTCGATGTTCACTGAGATCGAGGGGGAGTGGGACGAGGTCTTCGACGTGGTGAAGCGCGCGACGGAGGCCGTGGCCGCCTACGGCTCGCGCGTCTCGCTCGTGCTCAAGGCCGACATCCGTCCCGGCTACACGGGCGAGCTCGACGCCAAGGTCGAGCGCCTCGAGCGCGCGATCGAGGGCCAGGGGTCTTAG
- a CDS encoding MarR family winged helix-turn-helix transcriptional regulator: MARKLDSAEPAGETPRIPEYRHDVTRSLVRVTATWMSTDYQSRFAEAAGVPDEPHAMTTMYLLIQSGPLRPTALSGILGISAAATSRLVETLASAGLVTRTPDPDDARATRIALTEQGVASATVLHEEGDRLSQRLLDGWTDEERTIFTRLMHRYADAVEDDARTTREETP; encoded by the coding sequence ATGGCACGCAAGCTCGACAGCGCGGAGCCCGCGGGTGAGACCCCGCGCATCCCGGAGTACCGCCACGACGTGACGCGATCGCTCGTGCGGGTCACCGCGACGTGGATGTCGACCGACTACCAGAGCCGCTTCGCCGAAGCCGCGGGCGTGCCCGACGAGCCCCACGCGATGACGACGATGTACCTGCTCATCCAGAGCGGTCCGCTGCGGCCGACCGCGCTCTCCGGCATCCTCGGTATCTCCGCCGCCGCCACGAGCCGTCTCGTCGAGACCCTCGCATCCGCCGGCCTCGTCACGCGCACCCCCGATCCGGATGACGCCCGGGCCACGCGCATCGCCCTCACCGAGCAGGGGGTCGCCTCCGCGACCGTGCTGCACGAGGAGGGCGACCGGCTCTCCCAGCGCCTCCTCGACGGCTGGACCGACGAGGAGCGCACGATCTTCACCCGTCTGATGCACCGTTACGCGGACGCCGTCGAAGACGACGCCCGCACCACCCGAGAGGAAACACCATGA